Proteins co-encoded in one Pseudobdellovibrionaceae bacterium genomic window:
- a CDS encoding DUF3299 domain-containing protein, with the protein MKRIQFLGTLAVFCASLVGGFYLFQGASSFALGDVVEIDWRLLGQLDYISGQAGGELEKLDGKTVRIPGFMVPLEDDMKRVTEFLLVPSPQACIHVPPPPPNQMVLIDMAKVSGTEVAYGPIWVYGTLHLKPKRHLYGESSFSMDGVKIEKYQSR; encoded by the coding sequence ATGAAACGCATTCAGTTCTTGGGAACCTTGGCGGTCTTCTGCGCCTCTTTGGTGGGCGGTTTTTACCTGTTTCAGGGGGCCTCGTCGTTCGCGCTCGGGGACGTCGTCGAAATCGACTGGCGACTTCTCGGGCAGCTGGATTACATCAGCGGCCAAGCGGGCGGGGAACTCGAAAAGCTGGATGGTAAAACCGTCCGCATTCCCGGCTTCATGGTCCCGCTCGAGGACGACATGAAACGCGTCACCGAGTTCTTGCTCGTGCCTTCACCGCAGGCTTGCATTCACGTGCCGCCTCCGCCGCCGAACCAAATGGTTTTGATCGATATGGCGAAAGTCTCGGGGACCGAAGTCGCTTACGGGCCGATTTGGGTTTACGGAACTTTGCACCTGAAGCCGAAGCGTCATCTTTACGGGGAAAGCTCGTTCAGCATGGACGGCGTGAAGATCGAAAAATACCAATCGCGCTAA
- the hisS gene encoding histidine--tRNA ligase, giving the protein MSEQPVSRLQPARGTQDLLPETSRIFRGLDERAWNMAQRYGYQEIDTPIFEFREVFHRTLGETSDAVSKETYSFQDRGGEWLTLRPEGTAGIARALISNGLQQNLPLKLYYSGPMFRYERPQKGRYRQFHQIGVESLGQEAPFADVECIALGARMLADLGLADKVQLEINSLGDTSSRMKHRDLLVEYLSQFRAELSPDSQTRLEKNPLRILDSKDAGDRKILEGAPRLDKCLNDESKKFFDGVLEGLTAVGVKFQLTPSLVRGFDYYTHTVFEFTTTHLGAQSAVLAGGRYNGLVALMGGNETPGVGWAAGMERLALLTGPAMFPEGATDATVIVADDSAETYALKVTEELRAAGLNVELIAGGGNVGKKMKKAARFNATSTFILGGNERDAGTVTVKTMATGDQRTLSLAEFLKSGIAKR; this is encoded by the coding sequence ATGTCTGAACAGCCTGTCTCGCGTCTGCAACCCGCCCGGGGTACCCAGGATCTTCTCCCCGAAACGAGCCGCATTTTTCGCGGCCTTGACGAGCGCGCCTGGAATATGGCCCAGCGCTACGGTTACCAAGAGATCGACACCCCGATCTTCGAATTCCGCGAGGTTTTCCACCGCACGCTCGGCGAGACCTCCGACGCCGTTTCGAAAGAGACCTACTCGTTCCAAGACCGCGGCGGCGAGTGGCTGACCCTGCGCCCGGAAGGCACCGCGGGCATCGCGCGCGCGTTGATCTCGAACGGGCTCCAGCAGAATCTGCCCCTGAAGCTCTATTACTCGGGCCCCATGTTCCGCTACGAGCGTCCGCAAAAGGGCCGCTATCGTCAGTTTCATCAGATCGGCGTGGAAAGCCTGGGCCAGGAAGCCCCGTTCGCGGACGTGGAGTGCATCGCGCTCGGCGCACGTATGCTCGCGGATCTGGGACTCGCGGACAAAGTGCAGCTCGAGATCAACTCCCTCGGCGACACCTCGTCGCGGATGAAACACCGCGATCTGCTGGTCGAATACCTCTCGCAGTTCCGCGCCGAGCTTTCACCCGATTCCCAAACCCGTCTCGAGAAAAATCCGCTGCGCATTCTGGATTCGAAAGATGCGGGCGACCGCAAGATTCTGGAAGGGGCACCCCGCCTGGACAAATGCCTGAATGATGAGTCGAAGAAATTTTTCGATGGCGTGCTGGAAGGGCTGACGGCGGTCGGCGTGAAGTTCCAACTCACGCCCTCGTTGGTGCGCGGCTTCGATTACTACACGCACACCGTTTTCGAGTTCACGACGACCCACCTGGGCGCGCAGTCGGCGGTGCTCGCGGGAGGACGTTACAACGGCCTGGTCGCCTTGATGGGCGGTAACGAAACCCCCGGCGTCGGCTGGGCCGCGGGCATGGAGCGCCTGGCGCTCTTGACCGGTCCCGCGATGTTCCCGGAAGGCGCGACCGATGCCACAGTGATCGTGGCGGACGACTCGGCCGAGACCTACGCGTTGAAAGTCACCGAAGAGCTGCGCGCGGCCGGTTTGAACGTGGAGCTCATCGCGGGCGGCGGCAACGTGGGGAAAAAAATGAAGAAGGCCGCGCGTTTCAATGCGACGTCGACCTTCATCCTCGGCGGGAACGAACGCGATGCCGGCACGGTCACCGTGAAAACGATGGCCACTGGCGATCAGCGCACGCTTTCGCTTGCGGAATTTTTGAAGTCCGGGATCGCGAAACGCTGA
- a CDS encoding ATP-binding cassette domain-containing protein: MTLKIENLRFRYPNQKQDLLRIARFELKPGEKLFLFGPSGAGKSSFLELVAGIQKAQAGKIEVCGRDLTPLSESERDAHRARHLGFIFQSFNLLPFLSVDENIRLGTSFSRERAANVKPGDVEHLIEKLGLSGLAARRAGDLSVGQAQRVAAARALLGKPELLLADEPTSALDHDHRESFLKLLFDLAAESKQAILFVSHDRSLAKLFDRTVDLRDLSVGDSLGEHGKADT; this comes from the coding sequence ATGACCTTGAAGATCGAAAATCTGCGCTTCCGTTACCCCAACCAAAAACAGGATCTGCTCCGGATCGCCCGCTTCGAGCTGAAACCGGGCGAGAAATTGTTTCTGTTCGGTCCCAGCGGCGCGGGGAAATCGAGCTTCTTGGAGCTCGTGGCCGGGATCCAGAAAGCCCAAGCGGGAAAGATCGAAGTCTGCGGGCGCGACCTGACCCCTTTAAGTGAAAGTGAACGCGACGCCCACCGCGCGCGCCATCTGGGATTCATTTTTCAGAGTTTCAATCTGCTGCCGTTTCTGAGCGTCGACGAAAACATCCGTCTAGGGACGAGCTTCAGTCGTGAACGTGCGGCGAACGTGAAGCCCGGCGACGTCGAACATCTGATCGAAAAGCTGGGGCTCTCGGGCCTAGCCGCCCGACGCGCCGGCGATCTGAGCGTGGGGCAAGCCCAGCGTGTGGCCGCGGCTCGTGCGCTTCTCGGAAAACCCGAACTGCTGCTGGCGGACGAGCCCACGTCGGCGCTGGATCACGATCACCGCGAATCCTTTTTGAAACTGCTCTTCGACCTTGCGGCGGAATCGAAGCAGGCGATCTTATTCGTCAGCCACGACCGCAGCCTGGCCAAACTTTTCGACCGCACGGTGGATTTGCGTGATTTGTCTGTGGGCGACTCTTTGGGCGAGCATGGAAAGGCGGACACATGA
- a CDS encoding nitroreductase family protein: MNEIESLFRILEKRRSIRRYTPEPVPPAMIEKCLQAAILAPNSSNTQTWDFYWLRSPEAKAAGVRACLSQSAARTAQELVVITANPKAWRRSQGSLIQWVKDAKAPAQILLYYERLVPFVYRWGFLNMFAPFKWIAANSVGLFRPIVRGPYSRRDIQEVAVKSAALAAENFVLAATAQGLQTCMMEGFDDCRLRRFLKLGSATKIVMVISVGFEAERGTWAPRHRLPLRDVVHEV, translated from the coding sequence ATGAACGAAATCGAGAGCCTCTTCCGTATTCTGGAAAAACGTCGCAGCATCCGCCGTTACACCCCCGAGCCCGTGCCTCCCGCCATGATCGAGAAATGCCTGCAGGCGGCGATCCTGGCGCCTAACTCCTCCAATACGCAAACCTGGGATTTTTACTGGTTGCGTTCACCTGAAGCCAAAGCCGCGGGCGTCCGCGCCTGTCTGTCGCAATCGGCGGCGCGGACCGCGCAGGAGCTCGTCGTCATCACCGCAAATCCAAAAGCGTGGCGCCGTTCGCAAGGCTCCTTGATCCAATGGGTGAAGGACGCGAAGGCCCCCGCGCAGATTCTGCTCTACTATGAGCGCCTGGTCCCCTTCGTTTACCGCTGGGGTTTTCTGAACATGTTCGCGCCCTTCAAGTGGATCGCGGCAAACTCGGTGGGACTGTTCCGTCCCATCGTGCGCGGCCCCTACTCACGCCGGGACATCCAAGAGGTCGCGGTGAAGTCCGCGGCGCTCGCCGCCGAAAACTTCGTGCTGGCCGCCACCGCGCAGGGTCTGCAGACCTGCATGATGGAGGGCTTCGACGACTGTCGCCTGCGCCGGTTTTTGAAACTGGGTTCGGCCACCAAAATCGTCATGGTCATCTCGGTCGGCTTCGAGGCCGAGCGTGGAACCTGGGCGCCCCGCCACCGGCTGCCTCTGCGGGACGTGGTCCACGAGGTTTGA
- a CDS encoding ABC transporter permease, with product MNLARIAWASLLSRRAASLLTLFSIAISVALLISVERLKQGAEEGFTGAISQTDLIVGGRTGPLNLLLYTVFNLGTASTQVGIETFDKYKAHPAVDWVIPISLGDGHRGFRVVATDASFKEHYRFKKDRQIELKDGVWSAGIWDVVLGGDVARSLGYKLGDKVVLAHGVTSGEGILNHDDKPFTVVGIMEPTGTALDQSLYITLEGMEGIHVDWKDGAMPQPGQEIAAASLKMEDLRPHNITAFFLRTKTRIETLRLQREINTDTAEPLLAIIPGVALGELWRSLGHVESALRGISWLVLITGLCTLIVALLTSLGARRREMAILRAVGAGPAHIMALLGLEAVGLVGLGALLGYVLQAAGFWALGLYLKAEYGVVLSDAIFSVGQVKLFAGALILGLVAGLIPAISAFRMSVRDGLRPPA from the coding sequence ATGAATCTGGCGCGCATCGCTTGGGCCTCTTTGCTTTCGCGCCGGGCCGCCAGTCTGCTGACGCTGTTTTCCATCGCGATTTCGGTGGCGCTTCTCATTTCCGTTGAGCGTTTGAAACAAGGCGCGGAAGAAGGCTTCACGGGCGCGATCAGCCAGACGGATCTGATCGTCGGGGGGCGCACGGGGCCGCTCAATTTGCTTTTGTATACGGTCTTTAATCTGGGAACGGCATCGACCCAAGTGGGGATCGAAACCTTCGACAAATACAAAGCGCATCCGGCGGTGGATTGGGTGATTCCGATCTCGCTCGGGGACGGGCACCGGGGCTTTCGCGTCGTCGCCACCGATGCCTCGTTCAAAGAGCATTACCGTTTCAAAAAAGACCGGCAGATCGAATTGAAAGACGGCGTTTGGTCCGCCGGGATCTGGGACGTGGTTCTGGGCGGCGACGTCGCGCGGAGCCTGGGCTACAAGCTGGGCGACAAGGTCGTGCTGGCGCATGGTGTGACTTCGGGTGAAGGCATCCTCAATCACGACGACAAACCTTTCACCGTGGTCGGCATCATGGAGCCCACGGGCACCGCGCTCGATCAGTCCCTTTACATCACGCTGGAAGGGATGGAGGGCATTCACGTCGACTGGAAAGACGGGGCGATGCCGCAGCCTGGGCAAGAGATCGCGGCCGCGAGTCTAAAGATGGAAGATCTGCGCCCGCACAACATCACGGCATTTTTCCTGCGCACGAAAACCCGTATCGAAACTTTGCGTTTGCAGCGCGAGATCAACACCGACACAGCCGAGCCTTTGCTCGCGATCATTCCGGGCGTCGCCTTGGGTGAACTGTGGCGTTCGCTCGGTCATGTCGAAAGCGCGTTGCGCGGAATTTCGTGGCTGGTTCTGATCACGGGGCTTTGCACTTTGATCGTGGCGCTGCTCACGTCGCTCGGCGCGCGCCGCCGCGAAATGGCGATCCTGCGCGCGGTGGGCGCGGGGCCCGCACACATCATGGCGCTCCTGGGACTTGAAGCCGTGGGGCTCGTTGGCCTCGGCGCTCTCTTGGGTTATGTGCTGCAAGCGGCGGGCTTCTGGGCCCTGGGCCTTTACCTGAAAGCCGAGTACGGCGTGGTCCTTTCGGACGCCATCTTTTCCGTGGGACAAGTGAAGCTCTTCGCGGGCGCACTCATCCTGGGCCTGGTCGCGGGCTTGATCCCCGCGATCTCGGCCTTCCGCATGTCGGTCCGCGACGGGTTACGTCCGCCGGCATAA
- a CDS encoding prolipoprotein diacylglyceryl transferase codes for MVHDLHPVIFYIHGDLGVRWYGLSYLLGFLLAYGVAYWLVKRQRSQVTTEMLGDLTTYCAIGTLAGGRLGYCLFYSPDLFLKFKAEFPFWGVLAVNEGGMASHGGMIGIAVACVLFARKYGISRLYLFDLVTVSGSIGVIFGRIANFINGELVGREAPADFPLAVRFPTDIYLWPAQEPGRLEGLAAVVEKIPGQSRDHYLDLVAQQAANPGARSQLNQVLMTIVDQIQHGNAAAKEAIAPLLTYRHPSQLYAALGEGVVVFLVLMAVWYKPRKAGIVGASFLIIYGIVRIVQEQFRMPDAHLGFQALGMTRGQWLSVGMTLIGVGLAIFWSRSGSLVIPGWGRVSSIKINRRSKSE; via the coding sequence ATGGTTCATGATTTACATCCCGTGATCTTCTACATCCATGGTGATTTGGGCGTGCGCTGGTACGGCCTGTCTTACCTTCTCGGTTTTCTTCTCGCCTACGGCGTCGCTTACTGGCTCGTGAAGCGGCAACGATCGCAGGTCACCACCGAAATGCTCGGCGATCTGACGACCTACTGCGCGATCGGCACGCTCGCCGGCGGTCGCTTGGGCTACTGTCTGTTCTACTCCCCCGATCTGTTCTTGAAGTTCAAAGCGGAGTTTCCCTTCTGGGGCGTCCTCGCGGTGAACGAAGGTGGAATGGCGAGCCACGGAGGCATGATCGGGATCGCCGTCGCCTGCGTCCTCTTCGCGCGCAAGTACGGCATCAGCCGTTTGTACCTGTTCGACCTGGTGACGGTCTCGGGTTCGATCGGGGTGATCTTCGGTCGCATCGCGAACTTCATCAACGGTGAGCTCGTCGGTCGCGAGGCGCCGGCGGATTTCCCGCTGGCCGTTCGTTTTCCCACCGACATTTACCTGTGGCCCGCGCAAGAGCCGGGACGTCTGGAAGGCCTGGCCGCGGTCGTCGAGAAAATTCCCGGCCAGTCGCGGGATCACTATCTGGATCTCGTCGCGCAGCAAGCGGCGAATCCGGGTGCGCGCTCGCAGCTCAACCAAGTTCTGATGACGATCGTCGATCAAATTCAACACGGTAACGCCGCCGCGAAAGAGGCGATCGCGCCGCTCCTCACCTACCGTCATCCGTCGCAGCTTTACGCCGCGCTTGGTGAAGGCGTCGTCGTCTTCTTGGTGCTGATGGCCGTCTGGTACAAACCGCGCAAAGCGGGGATCGTGGGCGCCAGTTTCCTGATCATCTACGGCATCGTGCGGATCGTGCAGGAGCAGTTCCGTATGCCCGACGCGCATCTGGGATTCCAGGCGTTGGGGATGACCCGCGGTCAGTGGCTGAGCGTGGGCATGACGTTGATCGGTGTGGGCCTCGCGATCTTCTGGTCGCGCAGCGGAAGCCTCGTCATCCCGGGCTGGGGCCGCGTTTCTTCCATCAAGATCAATCGGCGCTCGAAGTCGGAGTAA